In the Alphaproteobacteria bacterium genome, CGAGATCGTCACGGTCGAAGCCTTGCAGGCGATTGCGGCGCAAGCCGACGCGGCGGCGTGGCGCGAAGCGCCGCCCGTCGCCGACGAAACTTTCGCCATCATGTACACCTCCGGCACGACTGGTCGGCCGAAGGGCGTGCTCGTCTCGCACCGCATGCTGCGCCTGTCGGGAGAGGCGGTCGCGCTCGTCTCCGCGGTTCGGCCCGACGATGTCATGTTCATGTGGGAGCCGCTCTATCACATCGGCGGCGCGCAGATGATCGTGCTGCCGCTCATCCGCGACGTGACGCTGGCACTCACCGAGCATTTCTCGGCGAGCCGGTTCTGGGGCCAAGTCCACAGCTGCGGCGCGAGCCACATCCACTTTCTCGGCGGCATCCTGCAGATCCTGCTCAAGCAGCCCGCATCCGCGCTCGACCGGATGCATGGTGCGCGCATCGCCTGGGGCGGCGGCTGCCCGCGCGAAATCTGGCTGCCGTTCGAACAGCGGTTCGGCGTGCAGATCCGCGAATGCTACGGCATGACGGAATGCTCGAGCATCACGACCTACAACGACAATGGAACGGTTGGCGCGGTCGGCAAGCCAGCGCCGTGGTTCGGGGTCGATCTGATCGGACCGTCTGGCGCACCGGTGCCGCGGGGAGAGCGCGGCGAGATCATGGTGCGCACGTCCCTCCCCGGCGCGATCACACGCGGATATCTGTCCAATCCCGACGCAACCGCGCGCGCGCTGCGCGGCGACGCCTTTCACACCGGCGACCTCGGCTCGTTCGATGCCGACGGCAACCTGTATTTCCATGGCCGCATGACCGACAACGTGCGGGTGCGCGGCGAGAACGTCTCGGCCATGGAGGTCGAGCAGGTCGCAGCCAAGCACCCGGCGGTCGAGGACTGCGCCATGATCGGCGTCGCGGCCGACATCGGCGAGCAGGAGATCAAGCTGTTCGTCAAGGCGAAGGCCGGCGCGCCGCTCGCGCCGCGGGAGCTATCCGCCTGGCTCGCCGAACGGCTCGCGCCCTACCAGAACCCCCGCTACATCGTGGTCGTCGACGACTTCGAGCGCACCGCAAGCCAGCGCATCATGAAGCACAAGCTCGCCGCGCACCCCGCAGCCGTGTGGGACCGGGTGCCACACCGCTGATCCGTCGCTGGACCGTCGTCTCCGGCGCCGGAGTGGGCCATTCTCCGATGCCGATCTTGCCCACGTTGGCGCCAGGCCGCCGTGGGCAAGCCAGCTTTGCCGAACGTCAACCCAAGGCTATAGTCCGCCATCAAGGGGCCGCAGAGTCCAATCGATCATTGGGAGGGAAATGAAATGGCACTCACTCGTCGACAAGCTTTGAAGTCCGGCGTCGCGGTCGCGGCGGCGGGCATCTCCATGCCAGCGATCGCGCAGAAGAGCCCGATCCAGGTCGGCTATCTGCCCGCGCTTACCGGCCCCTCATCGTCCACCGGCGTCGGTATCAACCGCGGTGTGCAACTGGCCGTCGAAGAAATCAACAAAGGCGGCGGCATCGATGGCCGTCAGCTCGAGCTGATCACCCGCGATACGCAAAGCGATCCGACCAAGGCGGTGAACGGCGCGGCCGAGCTCACGCGCGGGATGAAGGTGAGCACTGTCTTAGGCCCGGTGAATTCCGGCGAGTCGATCCCCGTCGTCCCGCTTCTTGCCCGCACCAACACGCCGCAATTGCATCCGTGCTGGGTCGACACCCTCACCGATCCCAAGAAATATCCGATGTGCTTCCGCAACGCGCCGACCAACCAACAGATCGGTCATGCGGCGAACCGCTACGTGGTAGAAGTGCTCAAGAAGAAGAAGGTTGCAGTGATCAGCGACACGACCGGCTACGGCACCGCTTCAGCCAATGCCTATGTGCCGATGCTCAAGCAGATGGGCGCGACTGTCGTCTACGAAGCCCACGTCGACGCCGCCAATCCGGATATCAAGCCGGAGATTCTGCGCATGCAGTCGGCTGGTGCCGAAGCCATCATGCCATGGAGCGTGAACGCCGGCTTCCTGTCGCGCATCATCAATACGCGTGGCCAGCTCGCGTGGGATGTGCCGATCTGCGGCCAGACGACGCTGGGTTCCGGCCAGACCAAGGCGCTGCTCGAGAAGCCGGAATATTGGGCGAAGGTTTATCCGAACAACTTCCGGCCGGTCTGTTACGGCGCCGGCGGCAAGCTGCCGGATCGGACCGTGGCATTCGTCGATCGCCTGAAGAGCAACAAGATCGACATGGCCGACACACTGCTGTGGTGGATCGGGGTTGGCTACGATTCACCGATGCTGATGGCGCAGGCGATGAAAGCCGTTGGCCCGGAACCGGAGAAGGTGGTGGGCTATCTCAACCAGCTCAAGCTCTTCCCGGGCGTATACGGGGACATCTCGTTCACCCCCGACGAGCACAATGGCTATCCCGACGAGCAGGTCGTGATGGTCGAAGCCAACTCGTTGAAGGAGGGCGCGTTCAACCTGGCTCCCGGCTACGGCGCCTGAGCGGATGGTCGCATCAATCGTCCTGTCGGGGATAGCGATCGGTTGCATCTATGCGCTGATCGGCGTCGCCTACAACGTGATGTTCAGTGCCTCGAGGGTGTTCAGCTTCACGGCTGGCACCCTCGGAATGGCGGGCGGCATTCTCGGTTCGCTGTTCATCCTGAAGATGGGCCTGCCGGTCTGGGCAGGCTTCCTTCTCGCTCTCGCTGGCGGCGCCATCCTCGGCGTCGTCACCGAGATCCTTGCAGTACGGCCGGTGCTGAAAAGCCTCGACCAGCATCTCTACGTCCTCTCCACGCTTGCGCTCGCGCTGATGGTGCAGCAGTTCGCCGCAATCGAATGGGGCACCGACGCGCAGCCGTTCCCCCGCCTGCTCAACCTCGAGCGCACGACGTTCGATCAGCAATACTGGCTGCCGATGCTCGCCTGCGTCGTCACTATCGTCGGCCTGGAAATCCTCTACCGGCGCACCCTGCTCGGCCACGCCTTCCTGGCCATTGCCGAGGACAACTATGCGGCGCGTGCGCTCGGCCTGCCCGAGCGCAACCTGCGCATGGCCAGCTTTGCGATCGCCGGCGCCATCGGCGCGCTCTCGGGTTTCGCCGGCGGACAGATGCTGCTCGCTTTCTTCGACAATGCAACGCAGCTGACCTTCTTCGGCTTCGTGCCGGTGGCGCTGGGCGGAATGGGCAACAACCGTGGGGCAGTCGTCGCCGGTCTGGTGCTCGGCCTGTTCCAGCAGGCCGCCAACTTCCTGGTCGGCGGCATTTTCTCCTCGGTGGCGGTCTTCGCCGCCTTCATCCTGGTTCTGCTGGCGCGCCCCGAGGGCCTCGCCAATGTCGCACTCGGGCGTCGCGTCTGATGGACATGTCCACCACCGAGGCTAGTCCCGCGCGCACAACGTTCCTGAGCTCTTCCGCGGTCAGCACCGCGCTGCCCTGGGTGATCCTCACGGTGATCGCCGTGACGCTACCGCTGTTCGCGGGCGGCTACTGGGGCGTGATTGCGACACGGGCCTGCGTCTACTGGGTGCTGGTCGCCGGGCTCAATCTCCTTGTCGGATTCGCCGGACAACTCGCGATCGGATGGGTCGCGCTGCTCACCCTGGGCGCCTACATCACGGCCGTCCTCACCGCCGGCCAGGTGATGCCGGCACTCGATCCCTATCTCGCGCTGGCAATCTCGGGCGTCGCGGGCGCGATCTTCGGTGTGATCGTTGGATTGCCGGCGCTGCGGCTGCGCACCTTCTATTTCGCAATCACGACGCTCGGCTTTGCCACCATCGTGCGTCAGATCGTGCTCGCCTGGTCCACGGTCACAGGCGGCGGCGTCGGCGTGCCCGCGCCGGTCTTCCCGCCGCCGTTCGATTCTCAATGGGGCTTCTACTATCTCTGCCTGATCTTCGCGGCGCTGTGCACCTGGATGACGATCAACGTCGCGAACAGCCGTTTCGGCCGCGCGCTCACCGCGATTCGCGATGCGGAAGTGGCCGCCGAAGCAAGCGGGATTGCCAAACCTGCGTTGTTGATGACGGTGTTTGTGTTCAGCGGCGCGACTGCGGCGATCGCGGGCGGCCTGTTCGCCTCGCTCCAGTCCTACATCACGCCGGACGCCTTCACGACCGAACTCTCGGTCCTCTTCTTCATCGGCGTGCTGATCGGGGGGCGCGGCTCGATCATCGGCCCGCTGCTCGGCACGATCCTGCTCACCGTGCTGCCGGAATTCGCGGCGCCGCTCGTCGCCTGGTCCACCTTTCTCTATGCGGTGCTGCTGCTGGTGATCGTACTGGTGATCCCGGGCGGGATCGCGGATCTGCTCGATTTCAAGAACCGCCGCCCGCTGCAAACCAATCGCGCGATTGTTCCGCGCCCCGAGTTGCTCGGGCGCCTCCTCGCGCAGGATCAAGATCCCGGCGCGCTGACGCTGGAGCAGGTCCATCTTCACTTCGGGGGCGTCCGTGCTATCGACGGGCTCGACCTCACGATCCTGCCCGGTCAGGTGCACGGCCTGATCGGCCCGAACGGCAGCGGCAAGACCACGACGCTCAACGTGATCTCCGGCTACTACATGCCGCAGCGCGGACGGGCACATCTGAAAGATGCCGTGCTGACGCAGCTCTCGCATCACGCCCGCGCGCGCCTGCGCATCGCCCGCACGTTCCAGACGCCGCGCATTGTCGGCGAGGCGTCGGTGGTCGAGAACGTGATGATCGGCGGCACGATCGACGGCACCGGGACGTTCCTCGAGTCGCTGCTCGCGCTGCCGCGCCACTGGCAGGACGAGAAGAAGCTGCGCCAGACCGCGATACTGGCTCTTTCGGCAGTTGGGCTCGAACAGCTTGCGTTTGTCCGCGCCGATCGCCTTCAGCACAGCGAATTGCGCTTCGTCGAGATCGCGCGCGCCTTGATGCTGCGTCCGGCTTTCGTACTGCTCGACGAGCCAGCGGCCGGCCTTTCGGCGGAAGAGATCAGGCGTCTGGGGGCGCTGGTCGTCGAGATGGCGAAGAACGGAACCGGCGTCCTTTTGGTCGAGCATCACGCCGATCTCATCTTCGACATCTGCCACCACGTGACCGTGCTGAACCTCGGCAGGATGCTGGCGGCCGGAACGCCGGCCGAAATCCGCTCGCACCGGGAGGTGGTCAATGCCTACCTCGGCGGGTGAGCCGCTCCTGAAGATCGCGGGGCTTTCATCAGGCTATGGCAAGATCGGCGTGCTGCGCGGCATCGACCTCACGATCGGGGCGGGAGAAGTCGTTGCCCTGCTTGGCCCGAACGGCGCCGGCAAGACCACGCTGCTGCGTGCGGTTTCGGGGTTGCTCCCCTGGACCGGCGCGGTTCACTTCGGCGGCCGCGATCTCGCAGGCGCCGGCCCGCGCGAAGCCGCCAAGGCCGGACTGGTGCACGTGATCGAGGGACATCGCATCTTCACGCAGCAGACCGTCTACGACAATCTGCTGCTGGCGGCCTACGATCTGCCGCGCGGCGAGCGTTCGGCTCGCGTCGAGGAGGCGCTCGGCTATTTCCCGGAGATCGCCGAGAAGCGTCAGGAGCGCGCCAACCAGCTCTCCGGCGGGCAGCAGCAGATGCTCGCGGTGGCGCAGGGGCTGGTGCGCCGCCCGCGCCTGCTGATGCTGGACGAGCCTTCGGCGGGCTTGTCACCGGTACTGGTCGATCGCGTGTTCGTCGTGGTGCGGCGGCTGCGCGAAACCGGCACGGCGGTGCTGCTGGTCGAGCAACTGATCGAGAAGGCGCTGGCGCTCGCCGACCGGGTCTATGCGCTGGCGCGCGGCTCGATCGTGCTGGAAGCGAACACCGGCGAGGCCGATCTGCCGCACCGGCTCGAACACGCCTATTTCGCATCGGCCGAACGCTAGATCCCGCTGTCGCCTGATTGTCAGGCGCCGCCGATATATTCGCGCGAGCGTGCGGCCTGGCACGCACTCTTTTTCGCCCGGCACCGCTTCCGAGAACGCAATGGCCCTTTCGGCAATTTTCCCCTAAAGGTTGTTTGGCTGCCGGGCGACGGCCGGCTGCGGAGCGTTGCGACGTGCCCAACGGGAGAATCCGATGAGCTATCTCAACAATGTCCGGCTGATCTTTTCCGGCACGTTCCAGGCCGACATCTCGACGGTGAACAACGATGTCCGCCATTTCGACAACGCGACGTTCGAGCAGCGCTTCCAGAGCTTGCAGTCCACCGCCAATCGGCACGGACCGCTGAACGGATGGTTCAATCCGACCGGTTCCGGTGCATTCCGGCTGATCGACTGCCGCGTCAGCAGCGTCTGCTACAAGGACGGCACGTCCCAAAGCGATCCCGCCAAGGATCCCGTCGTCGGCATGCTGATCGGCGGCTCTAACACACGCGTCAGCGGCAAGCTCGTCGACCTCGATCCGCAATGGCAGATGGCCTCGCAGATCTGGGGGCTCGAGGTGAAGCTCACGGATGCCAAGGGCGTGGCGGCGTTCGGCGGCAAGTTCCGTCCGAGCGCCTTTCGCGACATCTTGTTCACGCGCGTCGGCGGCCCGGCCGGCGACGGCGGCGCCTCGGCCTATTTCCAATCCGTGATCGAGTGCGTGTCGTTCGCCGATGATGCCCCGAACAGCACGTTCCTGACGGATCTGCGCGGAGCAACCACCGACAAGTTACTCTCTATCCGCCTGATGACCTTCGGCTATGTCGGCGATTGGACCTCCCCGAACTACACGCTTGGCACCGTGCTCGGCGTGATCGGACCTTGTGGGAGCGTCGACGAGCCAACGTCCTTCGTGTCGGGCCGTCGCTTCACGCCGAAGCCGGGGCCATTGTCGTCGCAACAGCCGGCATCGTCGTTTCAGGGCATCAACTATTTCACCGCCGTGGTCGACGAGGACGCGAAGATGCTCCTTCTCGACCTCGGCAACGCGCTGCCGCTGGCGAGCACCGACGGCACGATTATGAAGCTCGGAACGCTGAGCGCCGGCCTGCTGCTCGATGGCTCGCTGACCGAACAGAGCCCGGTGACGCCCCAGAGCTTTCAGTCGGTCGGAACGATCCCCTACGACAAAAAGGGCTGGCTCGCCGCAACCAGCGGCATCGTCGCGTTGCCGCTCACGCCGGCGCAAATCGCACAATCGCGCAACACGCCACTCGCGCTGGTGACGCAACCGGCGAACGGCGGCGGTCCGGTCGTGGCGATGCGCGAGACGCAGGACGGAATCCTCGTATGCGCCGAGCCCTCGGTGCTGCGCATCGACTCGCCCGACAGCCAGAAGACGCGGATCTTCGCCGCCAAATTCGGCAAACCGATCACCATCGCGGTCAATACCGCTCAGGTCGGTCCGCAGGATGGCGCCGGGGGAACCGGCGACCCGCACGAGATCGATCCGCCCGCGGCTGCGATCCCGACGATGGGAACGCCCGAAACAATGCTCGATATTCCGCAGAGCGTAACGACCGGACCGAACGGCTACATCGACCTGACCGTGAACGCCAATGTCACCGGCACGCCGCGCGATTACATGGACGGTCAGGTCTATCTCATCCAGTATGGCGCCAGCGGTCAGCCAGCCACCGCCTTCAATCAGGTCGATTTCATCGCCGTGCATGCGCGTAGCGCCTTCACGGCGCCCGCGAAGCCGGCATGGGATGACGTGAAGGATATCCTGACGCAGTTCGGGAATCTCTACCCGATCATGAGCCAGAAGCTGTTCAACATCGCCGATCCCGCCGAGGTGAAGCGCAACGTGCACCTGCTGCGGCTCGCCTTCGGCCTCGACATCGGCGATCCAAACTACATGCCGGTGACCCGCGACTTGTCCGCGTCAAAGCAGCAGATGATCGTCACTTGGCTCGATAATCTCGCAAAGGAGGAGGCTGCAATCCCGGCGCAGGAAGTCAGGCAGCAGCCCGCTGCCCCGGTGGCGCTGCATGCGACGGCGGCCGCCCCACGTCCTGCGCCGCCAACGGTGGCCGCCGCGCCGGTCGGCGGCAAGACCCAATTCGCCCGCACGCTGCGGATCAAGCGCAAGTCGTTTTGAACAAAACCACGCTGCGAGCCCCTGGGGAGCGTCATGCTGAAGATTGAACCCGCCATCCTCGAGCAAGTCCGGTCGGCGACGAAGGCATCCGATCTCTACACGCACCTGCAAGGCGCGATCGAACTCGAGCATTCGACCGTCCCGCCCTACCTCGCCGCGCTCTATTCGATCAAGAAGGGCGCAAACCGCGAGGCCGCGGCGATCATCCGCTCGGTGGTGATCGAGGAAATGCTGCACATGACGATCGCGGCGAACACGCTGAACGCGATCGGCGGCACGCCGCAGATCAACAAGTCAAATTTCATCCCGCGCTATCCCGGTCCGCTGCCGATGAACATCCACGCCGGCTTCAAGGTCGGCCTTGCGCCGCTCTCGCGCAACCTGATTTCGAACACGTTCATGGTGATCGAGGAGCCCGAGGACCCGCTGCACTTTCCGGTGCGTCCGCTCGCACTCGAGGCGACGTCGGGCTTTGCCACCATCGGGGATTTTTATCGCGCCATCATGGCCAAGATCACCGAACTGGGGAACGGCATCTTCACCGGCGATCCGGCGCGCCAGGTGTCGGGCCTGCCCTGGTTCGACGCCGCGGAGCTGTTTCCGATCGGGTCCCGCGATGACGCCGTGAGGGCGCTCGGCATCATCGTCGAGCAGGGCGAGGGCACCAAAACGAGCCCGCTCGATCCGGAGCATGAACTTGCGCACTACTACCGCTTCGCCGAGATCTTCAACGGACGCAAGCTCGTGCCCGACAAGACCGCGCCCAAAGGATTCTCCTATTCGGGCGCTCCGGTCGCGCTCGACCAGACCGGCATCTGGGACATGGTGACGAACCCGAAGCTCAGCGACTACCCCGATGGAAGCGCGGCGCTCCGCTATGCCGACCAGTTCAATTTCAGTTACGGCAACCTGCTCAATTCGCTGCACGACACGTTCAACGGCGCGCCAGGCCGGCTCGATCAGGCGATCGGCCTGATGTACGAGTTGAGATTGACGGCGGACCGGTTGATCGGGATCACGCTCAGCAACGGCAAGCAGGCAGCGCCGACGTTCGAATATGCGGCGGTCAACGTGTAGCGCGAGCGCGCGCTTGCTCTACCGCCCCACCGCGTAGGCCTGCATCAGGCGTGGCGTCGCCGCGGCGCGCAGCAACCCGCCCCAGCGTCCGACCGCACAGATGCGGCCGAGCGCCCACGGGCCTTCGACCGTAATCTTGTGGCCGCGTTTCTCCAGTTCGGCGCGCGTCGCTTCCGGAAAGCGGCCTTCCATGATGACGCGGCCAGGCTGGAACGCACGCGGGTGGAACGACTCCACCATGTGCTTGGTCTGGAACATCGGCGCGTCGATCGCCTGCTGCAGCGTCATGCGATGATGCACGAGCCGCAGGAACACCGTGAGGATCCATTGCTCCTGCTGGTCGCCGCCAGGCGTGCCGATTGCCAGATACGGCGCGCCTTCGCGCGTGACCAGCGTGGGCGACAGCGTGATGCGCGGACGCATGCGCGGGCGCACGGTCGAGGGGTGGCCATCCTCGAGCCAGCAGATCTGCCCGCGCGTCGAGATCGGAAAGCCTAACCCCGGCACGACCGGCGAGCCCTGCAGCCAGCCGCCTGACGGCGTCGCCGAGATCATGTTGCCGGCAGCATCGACGACATCGAGATGAACGGTGTCGCCCCATTCGGGCGGCAGCGGCGCGAAGGTCGGCTCCCCCGCGCCGGGGCCGATCGGTGTTTCCTTACCGGCCATCGCGAGCACGCGCCGCATCCGCTCCGGCGCATCGCAGACGTCACCGGGGGTCATCTCCATCGAGGCGCGCTCGGTAATCAGCTTGCGGCGCGCATCCGCGTAGTCCTTCGACAGCAGGATCGCGAGCGGCACGTTGACCGCATCGGGATCGCCGTAGATCGTGTCACGATCCGCGAAGCCGAGCTTCAGCGCCTCGACGATCGTGTGCACGAAGTCCGGCCCCGTCGGGTCCATCGCGGCAATGTCGAAGCCTTCGAGCACGCGCAACGTTTGCAGCAGCATCGGTCCCTGCGACCAAGGCCCGAGCTTGTGCACGGTGAGCCCGTGGTAATCGACAGACACCGGCTTCTCGACCCGCGCCGTATAGCTCGCGAGATCGTCGCCGTTGAGCAGGCCGCGATGGCGCTCGCCGGTGGAGTCGATCAGCGCGGATTTGTAGAAGCGGTCGATCGCCTCCGCGACAAAGCCCTTGTAGTAGGCGTTGCGTGCGGCCTCGATCTGCTTCACCCGGTCGCCAACCGCGGCTTCCGCCTCGGCGAGAATGCGTTTGTACGTCTCGGCAATGGCGGGCGTACAGAACAGCCGGTCCGGATGCGGCGGCTTGCCATTGACCAGCCACACCTCGCCGGAGCTCGGCCATTCCTCCTGAAAATACTCGACGGCTGGGATGATCGTCCCGACAATGCGCGGCACTAGCGGGAAGCCGTGGTCGGCGTAGCCGATCGCATAGGAGAGCACATCGCGGACTTTAAGCGTGCCGTAGTCGCGTAGCAGCAGCATCCAGCCGTCGAATGCGCCGGGCACCACCGCCGGGAGCAGTCCGGTGCCCGGCATCTGCGCGAGGCCCATCCCGCGCAGCCGCTCGGCGCTTGCCGCGGCCGGGAAAGGCCCCTGCCCGCAGATCACCTCCGGCGTGTCCGCCCCTGCGCGCATCACGATCGCGGGTAGTTCGCCGCCCGGGCCATTGAGATGGGGCTCCACGATTTGGAGTACGAAGCCGGCCGCCGCCGCCGCATCGAACGCATTTCCGCCGCGCTCCAGCACGGCCATGCCGGTCTGGGTGGCGAGCCAATGCGTGGTCGCGACCGCCCCGAAGGTGCCGCGGATATCCGGACGTGTGGTGAAAGTGGGTTGCATCGAGGCCCTGTGTCGGCGTGTATAATGACCAACCATGACCTGGTCCATCATCGCACGCGATCCATCCGGCGCCTTCGGCGTCGCCGTTGCCAGCAAGTTCTTCGCGGTCGGCGCCATCTGCCCGCACGGCGAGGGCGGCGTCGGGGCGCTTTCCACCCAGGCGCTCCCCAACCCACTCTGGGGCTATCGCGGCATGCGGCTGTTGCGCGAGGGGCTGGCGGCGCAGGCCGTGGTCGATCATGTGACCAAGCCCGATCCCGGCGCCGAGCAGCGCCAGTTTCACGTGCATGATGCGAGAGGCGG is a window encoding:
- a CDS encoding AMP-binding protein — its product is MIDTDDGFLPLLTRRAQASPAGLFARYEGAPLTFGELDRMARALAIWMRSMRLAPGDAVALMIRNSPVALALLFAIAKARAVWVPINPQSRGENLGYILNHAGPKLVIVEAELGATIAASSANVAGAEIVTVEALQAIAAQADAAAWREAPPVADETFAIMYTSGTTGRPKGVLVSHRMLRLSGEAVALVSAVRPDDVMFMWEPLYHIGGAQMIVLPLIRDVTLALTEHFSASRFWGQVHSCGASHIHFLGGILQILLKQPASALDRMHGARIAWGGGCPREIWLPFEQRFGVQIRECYGMTECSSITTYNDNGTVGAVGKPAPWFGVDLIGPSGAPVPRGERGEIMVRTSLPGAITRGYLSNPDATARALRGDAFHTGDLGSFDADGNLYFHGRMTDNVRVRGENVSAMEVEQVAAKHPAVEDCAMIGVAADIGEQEIKLFVKAKAGAPLAPRELSAWLAERLAPYQNPRYIVVVDDFERTASQRIMKHKLAAHPAAVWDRVPHR
- a CDS encoding ABC transporter substrate-binding protein produces the protein MALTRRQALKSGVAVAAAGISMPAIAQKSPIQVGYLPALTGPSSSTGVGINRGVQLAVEEINKGGGIDGRQLELITRDTQSDPTKAVNGAAELTRGMKVSTVLGPVNSGESIPVVPLLARTNTPQLHPCWVDTLTDPKKYPMCFRNAPTNQQIGHAANRYVVEVLKKKKVAVISDTTGYGTASANAYVPMLKQMGATVVYEAHVDAANPDIKPEILRMQSAGAEAIMPWSVNAGFLSRIINTRGQLAWDVPICGQTTLGSGQTKALLEKPEYWAKVYPNNFRPVCYGAGGKLPDRTVAFVDRLKSNKIDMADTLLWWIGVGYDSPMLMAQAMKAVGPEPEKVVGYLNQLKLFPGVYGDISFTPDEHNGYPDEQVVMVEANSLKEGAFNLAPGYGA
- a CDS encoding branched-chain amino acid ABC transporter permease, whose translation is MVASIVLSGIAIGCIYALIGVAYNVMFSASRVFSFTAGTLGMAGGILGSLFILKMGLPVWAGFLLALAGGAILGVVTEILAVRPVLKSLDQHLYVLSTLALALMVQQFAAIEWGTDAQPFPRLLNLERTTFDQQYWLPMLACVVTIVGLEILYRRTLLGHAFLAIAEDNYAARALGLPERNLRMASFAIAGAIGALSGFAGGQMLLAFFDNATQLTFFGFVPVALGGMGNNRGAVVAGLVLGLFQQAANFLVGGIFSSVAVFAAFILVLLARPEGLANVALGRRV
- a CDS encoding branched-chain amino acid ABC transporter ATP-binding protein/permease is translated as MDMSTTEASPARTTFLSSSAVSTALPWVILTVIAVTLPLFAGGYWGVIATRACVYWVLVAGLNLLVGFAGQLAIGWVALLTLGAYITAVLTAGQVMPALDPYLALAISGVAGAIFGVIVGLPALRLRTFYFAITTLGFATIVRQIVLAWSTVTGGGVGVPAPVFPPPFDSQWGFYYLCLIFAALCTWMTINVANSRFGRALTAIRDAEVAAEASGIAKPALLMTVFVFSGATAAIAGGLFASLQSYITPDAFTTELSVLFFIGVLIGGRGSIIGPLLGTILLTVLPEFAAPLVAWSTFLYAVLLLVIVLVIPGGIADLLDFKNRRPLQTNRAIVPRPELLGRLLAQDQDPGALTLEQVHLHFGGVRAIDGLDLTILPGQVHGLIGPNGSGKTTTLNVISGYYMPQRGRAHLKDAVLTQLSHHARARLRIARTFQTPRIVGEASVVENVMIGGTIDGTGTFLESLLALPRHWQDEKKLRQTAILALSAVGLEQLAFVRADRLQHSELRFVEIARALMLRPAFVLLDEPAAGLSAEEIRRLGALVVEMAKNGTGVLLVEHHADLIFDICHHVTVLNLGRMLAAGTPAEIRSHREVVNAYLGG
- a CDS encoding ABC transporter ATP-binding protein; amino-acid sequence: MPTSAGEPLLKIAGLSSGYGKIGVLRGIDLTIGAGEVVALLGPNGAGKTTLLRAVSGLLPWTGAVHFGGRDLAGAGPREAAKAGLVHVIEGHRIFTQQTVYDNLLLAAYDLPRGERSARVEEALGYFPEIAEKRQERANQLSGGQQQMLAVAQGLVRRPRLLMLDEPSAGLSPVLVDRVFVVVRRLRETGTAVLLVEQLIEKALALADRVYALARGSIVLEANTGEADLPHRLEHAYFASAER
- a CDS encoding ferritin-like protein; amino-acid sequence: MLKIEPAILEQVRSATKASDLYTHLQGAIELEHSTVPPYLAALYSIKKGANREAAAIIRSVVIEEMLHMTIAANTLNAIGGTPQINKSNFIPRYPGPLPMNIHAGFKVGLAPLSRNLISNTFMVIEEPEDPLHFPVRPLALEATSGFATIGDFYRAIMAKITELGNGIFTGDPARQVSGLPWFDAAELFPIGSRDDAVRALGIIVEQGEGTKTSPLDPEHELAHYYRFAEIFNGRKLVPDKTAPKGFSYSGAPVALDQTGIWDMVTNPKLSDYPDGSAALRYADQFNFSYGNLLNSLHDTFNGAPGRLDQAIGLMYELRLTADRLIGITLSNGKQAAPTFEYAAVNV
- a CDS encoding gamma-glutamyltransferase family protein — encoded protein: MQPTFTTRPDIRGTFGAVATTHWLATQTGMAVLERGGNAFDAAAAAGFVLQIVEPHLNGPGGELPAIVMRAGADTPEVICGQGPFPAAASAERLRGMGLAQMPGTGLLPAVVPGAFDGWMLLLRDYGTLKVRDVLSYAIGYADHGFPLVPRIVGTIIPAVEYFQEEWPSSGEVWLVNGKPPHPDRLFCTPAIAETYKRILAEAEAAVGDRVKQIEAARNAYYKGFVAEAIDRFYKSALIDSTGERHRGLLNGDDLASYTARVEKPVSVDYHGLTVHKLGPWSQGPMLLQTLRVLEGFDIAAMDPTGPDFVHTIVEALKLGFADRDTIYGDPDAVNVPLAILLSKDYADARRKLITERASMEMTPGDVCDAPERMRRVLAMAGKETPIGPGAGEPTFAPLPPEWGDTVHLDVVDAAGNMISATPSGGWLQGSPVVPGLGFPISTRGQICWLEDGHPSTVRPRMRPRITLSPTLVTREGAPYLAIGTPGGDQQEQWILTVFLRLVHHRMTLQQAIDAPMFQTKHMVESFHPRAFQPGRVIMEGRFPEATRAELEKRGHKITVEGPWALGRICAVGRWGGLLRAAATPRLMQAYAVGR